A portion of the Cydia fagiglandana chromosome 7, ilCydFagi1.1, whole genome shotgun sequence genome contains these proteins:
- the LOC134666179 gene encoding uncharacterized protein LOC134666179 yields MKIAVIALACLMATISALPNQKGREIETAIRSGDTRLVTGSIVDAINDAAQSIRDAGLDPLAIDSEIDYALPVPSIFNTKSALRGFLFTGLSNIVINRMNYAVLTSRLTFNIELPEISTSVGLAEWDVNIFDKNFNGIVSGRVAINNVVVTGDIRVSIGIISGISIRSMDVTFALGSVDSNLNVLLQGVNLSRDINNYLGEYIPGTLKAYESDINQLITIVAREIVEQNL; encoded by the exons ATGAAGATCGCCGTGATTGCTCTAGCCTGCCTGATGGCAACCATCAGTGCACTTCCCAACCAAAAGGGCAGGGAAATCGAAACAGCcatca GGTCTGGAGACACAAGGCTGGTCACCGGTAGCATTGTCGACGCCATCAATGACGCGGCGCAGTCCATCCGTGATGCCGGTTTGGACCCACTTGCCATTGATTCCGAAATCGACTATGCCCTGCCGGTGCCTTC CATCTTTAACACAAAGAGTGCACTGAGGGGCTTCCTCTTCACTGGTCTCAGCAACATCGTCATCAACAGGATGAACTATGCCGTGTTGACCTCTAGGCTCACCTTCAACATTGAACTTCCCGAAATCTCTACAAGCGTCG GTCTTGCTGAGTGGGATGTGAACATTTTTGACAAGAACTTCAACGGTATCGTCAGTGGACG TGTTGCTATTAACAACGTTGTCGTCACCGGCGACATTCGCGTAAGCATTGGCATCATTTCTGGCATCAGCATCAGGAGTATGGACGTGACATTCGCCTTGGGAAGCGTTGAc TCTAACCTAAACGTGTTGCTGCAAGGAGTAAACCTTTCTCGTGATATCAACAACTACTTGGGTGAATATATTCCTGGAACCCTCAAGGCTTATGAA agTGACATCAACCAACTGATAACTATCGTCGCCAGGGAAATCGTCGAAcaaaatttgtaa